The Lycium barbarum isolate Lr01 chromosome 9, ASM1917538v2, whole genome shotgun sequence genome has a segment encoding these proteins:
- the LOC132611417 gene encoding protein PLANT CADMIUM RESISTANCE 3-like: MYPLMNSNGYDQFVAPKTLDKASSPPYSYPHLLPYGYGTMPPPRQQLPPPYGSPEASVYIQRAPIGITKPMQETTWSTNILACYRDPKNCLTTCVCPCITSGQIAEIVSEGRTSCMEGVIINLLLCWCLATPLYTCYNRVKLRRKFKLEGNGCLDFLIHLVCPYCALCQEYRELHRQGFDPSLGWAENIERQSHAVAVFTITPPPIQEAMKR, encoded by the exons ATGTATCCCCTCATGAACTCGAATGGGTATGACCAATTCGTTGCTCCTAAAACATTAGATAAGGCTTCATCTCCACCATATTCTTACCCTCATTTATTACCCTATGGTTATGGTACTATGCCACCACCAAGACAACAACTTCCTCCACCATATGGATCTCCTGAGGCTTCTGTATATATTCAAAGAGCTCCTATTGGAATAACCAAACCTATGCAAGAGACAACTTGGTCAACAAACATTCTTGCATGTTATAGAGACCCCAAAAATT GTCTTACGACATGTGTTTGTCCATGCATAACATCCGGGCAAATTGCAGAAATTGTGAGTGAAGGACGAACGT CATGCATGGAAGGAGTGATAATAAACTTGTTGCTCTGTTGGTGTTTAGCTACACCCCTTTACACTTGTTACAACAGGGTTAAATTGAGAAGAAAATTTAAGTTGGAAGGGAACGGATGTCTTGATTTCCTTATTCATTTAGTTTGTCCTTATTGTGCCTTATGTCAAGAATATCGTGAGCTTCATCGTCAGGGATTTGACCCTAGCCTTG GATGGGCAGAAAATATTGAGCGACAAAGCCATGCTGTTGCTGTTTTCACGATCACTCCACCTCCGATTCAAGAAGCCATGAAGAGATAG